The Carnobacterium divergens genome includes a window with the following:
- a CDS encoding ABC transporter ATP-binding protein — translation MTLLKLKQATKTFGKGHTKVEALKATDFSVEAGEFVAIIGPSGSGKSTLLTIAGGLQSPTTGEVLINGNPFNGIKEKQRSKIRFNEIGFILQASNLIPFLTVSDQLNLVDKVAKEAIKVQEQDRLLKDLGVLELKNKYPSDLSGGERQRVAIAKALYHNPSVILADEPTASLDSKRAFEVVEILAKETKDKQKATIMVTHDTRLTESCDHVYEMQDGVLSQVR, via the coding sequence ATGACGTTATTAAAATTAAAACAAGCTACTAAAACTTTTGGGAAGGGTCATACAAAAGTAGAAGCACTAAAAGCGACGGATTTTTCTGTTGAAGCAGGAGAATTCGTTGCCATTATTGGCCCAAGTGGTTCAGGGAAAAGTACCTTATTAACAATTGCAGGAGGGCTTCAATCCCCAACAACAGGAGAAGTTTTAATTAACGGAAATCCATTTAATGGCATTAAAGAAAAACAGCGTTCTAAAATTCGTTTCAATGAAATTGGGTTTATTTTACAAGCGTCTAACTTAATTCCTTTTCTAACAGTTTCAGATCAATTAAACTTAGTTGATAAAGTAGCAAAAGAAGCCATTAAAGTTCAAGAACAAGATCGATTACTCAAGGACTTAGGTGTCTTGGAATTAAAAAATAAATACCCAAGTGATTTATCAGGAGGCGAGCGACAAAGAGTCGCTATTGCCAAGGCCTTGTATCATAATCCAAGTGTGATTTTAGCCGATGAACCAACCGCTAGTCTAGACTCTAAAAGAGCTTTTGAAGTAGTTGAAATTTTAGCAAAAGAAACAAAAGACAAACAAAAAGCGACGATTATGGTAACTCACGACACTAGATTGACGGAAAGTTGTGATCATGTCTATGAAATGCAAGATGGGGTCTTGAGTCAAGTACGATAG
- a CDS encoding energy-coupling factor transporter transmembrane component T: MMQPLKLDARTKALVVLVAGFFVFWVSDMGLYLLMTFLSGYLLSLGKFKAAPKFILAFLVTDFLQRFTFGYEESVIMATIAFFAYFQVRLIPLFMAGMVLSQTPPGELIAALQKCKVPRVVVIPLAVGLRFIPTIRQEFLMIMDVMRLRGIAPTVWNLWRHPILTFEYLLVPLVIRSLTIADDISMAAVTRGIENPGLRTSLREIKFKKADYFVITLLFIWVGVVFYVS; encoded by the coding sequence ATGATGCAACCATTGAAACTAGACGCAAGAACAAAAGCATTGGTTGTTCTTGTGGCTGGTTTTTTTGTTTTTTGGGTATCGGACATGGGGTTATATTTATTGATGACTTTTTTATCGGGATACTTACTTTCGTTAGGGAAATTTAAAGCAGCACCAAAATTTATTCTTGCTTTTCTTGTAACTGATTTTTTGCAGCGTTTTACATTTGGGTACGAAGAATCCGTGATAATGGCAACCATTGCATTTTTTGCTTATTTTCAAGTTCGTTTAATTCCGTTATTTATGGCGGGGATGGTATTGTCTCAAACCCCACCTGGCGAATTGATTGCGGCCTTACAAAAATGTAAAGTTCCGCGGGTTGTGGTTATTCCACTAGCGGTAGGCTTACGATTTATTCCAACAATCAGACAAGAATTTTTAATGATTATGGATGTGATGAGGCTACGTGGGATTGCGCCGACTGTTTGGAACTTATGGCGTCATCCAATTTTGACGTTTGAATATTTATTAGTGCCATTAGTTATTCGAAGTTTAACGATTGCAGATGATATCTCTATGGCAGCTGTCACAAGAGGGATTGAAAATCCAGGACTGCGCACATCCTTACGAGAAATCAAATTTAAAAAGGCGGATTATTTTGTAATTACGCTATTATTCATATGGGTAGGTGTGGTTTTCTATGTATCCTAA
- a CDS encoding GNAT family N-acetyltransferase, which yields MRIIETRDAELMGKLGKVMQEKHIELYPTFFKPYHQEAITNAFIKHFENPKERVFLWQDDTNQEAIAAYLWLEEQAVEETIYTFGYQRLYLHHVLVMPGYQGQGLGKELLNFADDYAKKQQIKAVELHYWPNNGIAKHTYKKHGYEVYKESAQKLL from the coding sequence ATGAGAATTATCGAAACAAGAGATGCTGAATTAATGGGAAAACTAGGAAAGGTCATGCAAGAAAAACATATTGAACTGTATCCAACTTTTTTTAAACCTTATCATCAAGAAGCTATTACGAACGCTTTTATCAAGCACTTTGAAAATCCCAAGGAACGTGTCTTTTTATGGCAAGACGACACCAATCAAGAGGCTATTGCAGCTTACCTTTGGTTGGAAGAACAAGCCGTTGAAGAGACCATTTATACCTTTGGTTACCAACGCCTTTATTTACATCATGTATTAGTGATGCCAGGCTATCAAGGTCAAGGACTAGGCAAAGAATTATTGAATTTTGCAGATGACTATGCAAAAAAACAACAAATCAAAGCGGTTGAACTTCACTATTGGCCTAATAATGGCATTGCCAAACATACTTATAAAAAGCATGGTTATGAAGTTTACAAAGAGTCTGCTCAAAAACTACTTTAA
- a CDS encoding MptD family putative ECF transporter S component — protein sequence MKQSSKLTIRDLVTIGIFTVLIIMFGLIVSMVSRIATGGLSILISGGLSAFFSAPIYLLLSFRVGKRGVAFLNALLRSLMYVIMGVPHVLLIFIPAAILAELIMTPPATAYKSLGKTSLSWAVFSTFNALHGPLLFVMLGAKYMMEKAPHSPSTERLALMLNYYYNPWMIALIGGLAFVGGLVGCLMGWKLLHKHFVRAGLVKL from the coding sequence ATGAAACAATCTTCAAAATTAACCATTCGTGATTTAGTGACAATTGGGATTTTTACCGTGTTAATCATCATGTTTGGTTTAATCGTCTCAATGGTAAGCCGTATTGCAACAGGAGGTTTATCGATTTTAATTTCAGGAGGACTTAGCGCGTTCTTTTCAGCTCCGATTTACTTGCTATTATCTTTTCGTGTTGGAAAACGTGGAGTAGCATTTCTAAATGCACTTTTACGTTCCTTAATGTATGTTATTATGGGTGTTCCTCACGTATTATTAATTTTTATTCCAGCTGCGATTTTAGCAGAATTAATTATGACGCCTCCAGCAACAGCATATAAAAGTTTAGGGAAAACGTCGCTTTCATGGGCCGTCTTTTCAACGTTTAATGCCTTACATGGACCGTTATTATTTGTAATGTTAGGTGCAAAATACATGATGGAAAAAGCACCACACAGCCCAAGTACAGAACGCTTGGCATTAATGTTAAATTATTATTATAACCCATGGATGATTGCCTTGATTGGTGGATTAGCCTTCGTTGGTGGTCTAGTTGGCTGTTTAATGGGCTGGAAATTATTGCATAAACATTTTGTTCGCGCAGGTTTAGTTAAACTATAA
- a CDS encoding GNAT family N-acetyltransferase: MKTIVTPRLELIPYRQELIEATLLGDEKLTQVSGFQVAKGWPGVEFFFYLPFVLEEVRQDASLEHWTYLVVVKEKQMIIGEVSAQGNPLVSGIAEIGYGIVDEFKGNGYATEATIAFIDFLEAAYSFQLVAKAYQHHQVSHHILQKLGFHKTGEELLGGDELIFQFEKPRL; this comes from the coding sequence ATGAAAACAATTGTGACCCCACGTTTAGAATTAATTCCTTATCGTCAAGAATTAATTGAAGCAACTCTTTTAGGGGATGAAAAATTAACTCAAGTATCAGGCTTTCAAGTTGCAAAAGGTTGGCCGGGTGTCGAATTCTTTTTTTATTTGCCTTTTGTCTTAGAAGAAGTACGTCAAGATGCTTCTTTAGAACACTGGACATATTTAGTAGTAGTGAAAGAAAAACAGATGATTATCGGTGAAGTTAGTGCACAAGGCAACCCGTTGGTTTCTGGTATCGCAGAAATTGGATACGGGATTGTTGACGAATTTAAAGGAAATGGTTATGCGACTGAGGCAACAATAGCTTTTATTGATTTTTTAGAAGCAGCCTATTCTTTTCAGCTTGTGGCAAAAGCCTATCAACATCATCAAGTTTCACATCACATTCTACAAAAACTAGGATTTCATAAGACAGGAGAAGAATTGCTTGGTGGAGATGAACTTATTTTTCAGTTTGAAAAACCTCGTTTGTGA
- a CDS encoding peptide ABC transporter substrate-binding protein: protein MKKKFWIIGVLIALLLVIVGCASEQKKSQETSIKQPEKKDIQELTVTTSNELATLDSALYSDVISSDAIGQIFEGLYRIDQDNNAELGMAESEPSVNDAKTVYTFKLKEAKWSNGEDVKASDFVYAFQKVVDPATASPSANQMDIFKNGAQIRVGEKELSDLGVKALDTKTIELTLETPIPYLAKMLTGTPFFPQNEILAKKLGEKYGTNSSNIVGNGPFELTDWSGTNLNWTYQKNQTYWDQKNVQLKKINVEVAKETSTGANLFDGDQVDYTGLTDEFIQKYQGANSYHEQPKALIGYLGFNTTRKVTGNVHVRRALALAFDKKAYTESILIDGSKPMNGFIPSDFATNPANNEDFRKENGSLMSYDVKKAQNEWKLAQAELGDTDLTLEILSSDTGSAKKTVEFLQAQYETNLPGLKIKLKNVPLKNRLDLNRSGDFDVFFGTWTPDYQDPINFLEIYQSNGGINFSNYHNNVYDEGLNEIKGELATKPQERWTKMMQLEKQLIEQDAPIAVIYQGAQAYLLSSKVKQLQVLPFGRTVSYRLTFVQ from the coding sequence ATGAAAAAGAAATTTTGGATTATAGGGGTTTTAATAGCGCTTTTGTTAGTGATTGTAGGTTGTGCTAGCGAACAAAAAAAATCTCAAGAAACATCAATAAAGCAACCTGAAAAAAAGGATATACAAGAATTAACTGTAACAACGAGTAATGAGTTAGCAACTTTAGATAGCGCACTGTATAGTGACGTGATTAGTTCCGATGCGATTGGTCAAATTTTTGAAGGTCTGTATCGAATTGATCAAGACAATAACGCCGAATTAGGAATGGCAGAAAGCGAGCCTAGTGTCAACGATGCCAAGACGGTTTATACATTTAAATTGAAAGAAGCAAAATGGTCAAATGGCGAAGACGTTAAAGCAAGTGATTTTGTATACGCGTTTCAAAAAGTAGTAGACCCAGCAACGGCTTCTCCAAGTGCCAACCAAATGGATATTTTCAAAAATGGAGCCCAAATTCGAGTGGGAGAAAAAGAGCTTTCTGACTTAGGTGTGAAAGCCTTAGACACTAAAACTATAGAGCTGACTTTAGAAACGCCAATTCCATATTTAGCAAAAATGTTAACTGGAACTCCTTTTTTCCCACAAAATGAAATTCTTGCTAAAAAACTAGGAGAAAAATACGGTACAAATAGTAGCAATATAGTTGGCAATGGTCCATTTGAATTAACTGACTGGTCAGGAACAAATTTAAATTGGACGTATCAAAAAAATCAAACGTATTGGGATCAAAAAAACGTTCAGCTGAAAAAAATAAATGTAGAAGTAGCAAAAGAAACGTCAACGGGAGCGAATTTATTTGATGGAGATCAGGTAGACTATACAGGTTTAACAGATGAATTTATTCAAAAATATCAAGGCGCTAATTCTTATCACGAGCAGCCAAAAGCATTAATCGGTTATCTAGGCTTCAATACAACTAGGAAAGTAACTGGCAATGTACACGTTCGGCGTGCACTTGCGTTAGCCTTTGATAAAAAAGCTTATACAGAATCGATTTTGATTGATGGTTCAAAGCCAATGAATGGGTTTATTCCTTCAGATTTTGCAACAAATCCTGCAAACAATGAAGATTTCAGAAAAGAAAATGGCTCATTAATGAGTTATGATGTAAAGAAAGCGCAAAATGAGTGGAAACTAGCTCAAGCAGAATTAGGAGATACCGATTTAACTTTGGAAATTTTATCTTCCGACACTGGCTCTGCAAAAAAGACCGTAGAATTTTTACAAGCTCAGTACGAAACCAATTTACCAGGACTTAAAATTAAGTTAAAAAATGTTCCTTTGAAAAATCGCTTAGATTTAAATCGTTCTGGTGATTTTGATGTGTTCTTTGGAACGTGGACACCAGACTATCAAGACCCCATAAATTTTTTAGAAATCTATCAGTCAAATGGGGGGATTAATTTTTCTAACTACCATAATAATGTCTACGACGAAGGACTTAATGAAATAAAAGGGGAGCTTGCTACTAAACCTCAAGAGCGTTGGACAAAAATGATGCAGTTAGAAAAACAATTGATTGAACAAGACGCTCCAATCGCCGTGATTTATCAAGGCGCTCAAGCCTACTTATTGTCTTCTAAAGTGAAGCAATTACAAGTATTGCCTTTTGGACGTACGGTTTCTTATCGTTTAACTTTTGTTCAATAA
- a CDS encoding ABC transporter permease, giving the protein MRNGLWMVSVIGLAIASLFIGVESIQLTDLLQLNEQQQLVLLSTRFPRMISLILAGATMSISGLIMQHLTQNKFVSPTTSGTMDSARIGILVAMLVFNDASILQKTGIAFLFAVAGTFIFIGIVNRVRVKSTMMIPLIGMMFGSIMGSIATFLAYQYDLVQNVSSWLQGNFSLVSRGNYELIYLAVPLMIVAYLYADYFTIAGLGKDMATSIGVSYQVVQFGGVLIVSLATAVVILTVGSVPFLGIIIPNLVALMRGDHLKNTLLETALFGSAFLLVCDMISRVVIAPYEVSVSLVVGIIGSALFMYLLMRGESSHEAKKN; this is encoded by the coding sequence ATGAGAAATGGGCTATGGATGGTTAGTGTCATTGGATTGGCAATTGCCTCGCTTTTTATTGGAGTAGAGTCCATTCAATTGACTGATTTGCTTCAATTAAATGAGCAGCAACAGTTGGTATTGTTAAGTACACGCTTTCCTCGCATGATTAGCTTGATTTTAGCGGGAGCAACAATGAGTATTTCAGGTTTAATTATGCAACATTTAACACAAAATAAATTTGTTTCACCTACGACTTCTGGAACGATGGATAGTGCTAGAATTGGCATTTTAGTGGCAATGCTTGTCTTTAATGATGCCTCTATTTTGCAAAAGACTGGTATCGCTTTCCTGTTTGCAGTAGCAGGTACGTTTATCTTTATTGGAATTGTAAACCGAGTTAGAGTTAAAAGTACGATGATGATTCCGTTAATCGGCATGATGTTTGGTAGTATTATGGGATCGATTGCAACTTTTTTAGCCTATCAATATGATTTAGTCCAAAATGTTTCTTCTTGGTTACAGGGAAATTTTTCGCTAGTAAGTCGTGGAAACTATGAATTGATTTACTTGGCGGTTCCGTTAATGATTGTAGCGTATCTTTATGCAGATTATTTTACGATTGCCGGTTTAGGAAAAGACATGGCAACGAGCATTGGCGTTTCTTATCAAGTGGTACAATTTGGCGGCGTTTTAATTGTTTCACTGGCTACAGCTGTTGTCATTTTGACCGTTGGAAGTGTTCCCTTTTTGGGAATCATCATTCCTAATTTAGTGGCACTGATGCGAGGGGATCATTTGAAAAACACGTTGTTGGAAACGGCATTATTTGGTTCAGCGTTTTTGTTGGTTTGCGATATGATTAGCCGCGTTGTGATTGCACCTTACGAGGTTTCCGTCAGTTTAGTGGTGGGAATTATTGGAAGTGCGCTCTTCATGTATCTATTGATGAGGGGAGAGAGCAGTCATGAAGCAAAAAAAAATTAA
- a CDS encoding ABC transporter permease yields MFLAWREIKYSKTRFVLIIGVMVLVSYLVFFLTGLAYGLAQDNRLAIDKWDASGIILNSEANDNLSASTIEIKEITKLETKSTARLGQSATVIKKAGSSEKINSTIFGIDATEFLKPSIVSGRMFEKNNEAVVDNSLIEKGIKLGDELELSISNTKVKVVGFTDNSKFNTAPVIYLNLSDWQLAKFQQSDLTDTGKISGLVMKNIPSSKWTLDSDKLSYLPIKKFIQAIPGYAAQTLTFGIMIGFLFVIAAFVIGIFIYVLTLQKRSMFGVMKAEGIPTSYISKSIIAQTFILASVGVAIGLVLTLITAAVLPPAVPYLTNVLFLSGFALVLIAVAILGAVFSVGTITKIDPLTAIGG; encoded by the coding sequence ATGTTTTTAGCATGGCGTGAAATCAAGTATTCAAAAACAAGATTTGTCTTAATTATTGGAGTGATGGTATTGGTCTCCTATTTGGTTTTCTTTTTAACAGGACTTGCCTATGGATTGGCTCAAGACAACCGATTAGCAATTGATAAGTGGGATGCTTCAGGAATTATTTTAAATAGTGAAGCAAATGACAATTTATCAGCGTCAACAATCGAAATCAAAGAGATCACAAAATTGGAAACCAAATCAACTGCTAGGTTAGGTCAATCCGCAACGGTTATCAAAAAAGCTGGAAGTTCTGAAAAAATCAATAGCACTATTTTTGGAATTGATGCAACTGAATTTTTAAAGCCCTCTATTGTGAGTGGGAGAATGTTTGAAAAAAATAATGAAGCAGTAGTCGATAATAGTTTAATTGAAAAGGGGATTAAATTAGGGGATGAACTAGAACTTTCAATTAGCAACACAAAAGTAAAAGTAGTTGGGTTTACAGATAACAGTAAGTTTAATACCGCACCTGTAATTTATTTGAATTTATCAGATTGGCAGTTAGCTAAATTCCAACAATCAGATTTAACCGACACGGGGAAAATTAGTGGGCTTGTGATGAAGAATATACCCTCATCAAAATGGACATTAGATTCAGATAAGCTATCGTATTTACCTATTAAAAAATTTATTCAAGCAATTCCTGGGTATGCAGCACAAACCTTGACGTTTGGTATTATGATTGGGTTTTTATTTGTCATAGCAGCCTTTGTGATCGGCATTTTCATTTATGTTTTAACCTTGCAAAAACGAAGCATGTTTGGAGTGATGAAAGCAGAAGGCATTCCAACTAGCTATATTTCGAAATCAATTATTGCTCAAACCTTTATTTTAGCCAGTGTTGGTGTTGCAATCGGCTTAGTTCTAACCTTGATTACAGCAGCAGTCTTGCCTCCAGCAGTCCCTTATTTGACAAATGTCCTCTTCTTAAGCGGCTTTGCATTGGTTTTAATAGCTGTTGCGATTTTAGGTGCAGTGTTCTCAGTAGGCACAATTACAAAAATTGATCCATTAACAGCGATAGGAGGATAA
- a CDS encoding ABC transporter ATP-binding protein, translated as MYPNQTKNKEPIIELNNVSFSYDSDHYLLKNISCSILEGEFILLTGPSGGGKTTLTRVINGIIPYFFGGERSGTVQVRGTEISEQSSWELAEILGSVFQDPRSQFFAPIVKDEIAFFCENYSFPSEEIKKRVTFASEELGIQHLLKKEVLHLSSGEKQKVAVASIRVANQKIYVLDEPSANLDSQATLELQSILMDWKKAGHTIIIAEHRLYYLSNLIDRAFYLRNGLLEHIFTKDEWQNLTQAQLKKYGLRSPVLHWDDSGCSPVRLQSSASVNQIEVEQLSIGFPKSKKNIGTKLDFQLKSGEVVALIGGNGVGKTTLAKTLSGLMKEKAGTIRLNQQKIATKKRSQLAWYVMQEADYQLFSASVLEELMIGKKRTPELKNKAEEVLKALDLWSVHTRHPASLSGGQKQRLTIGVALMQEVPLVILDEPTAGLDGGNLHRIVKVIEKQAALGTIFLMISHDFELINQVAQRVLVLKDGHMEKDYILTSERSQWVLQDMLG; from the coding sequence ATGTATCCTAATCAGACAAAAAACAAAGAACCAATTATTGAATTAAACAATGTTTCTTTTTCATATGACTCTGATCATTATTTATTGAAAAATATTTCTTGTTCAATCCTAGAAGGAGAGTTTATTTTACTGACCGGTCCAAGTGGAGGCGGAAAAACGACGTTAACTCGTGTTATAAATGGCATCATTCCTTATTTTTTTGGTGGCGAACGAAGTGGAACGGTTCAGGTTCGAGGAACAGAAATTAGTGAGCAGTCGTCTTGGGAGTTAGCCGAAATTTTGGGAAGTGTTTTTCAAGATCCAAGAAGTCAGTTTTTTGCTCCAATCGTCAAAGATGAGATTGCCTTTTTTTGTGAAAACTATAGCTTTCCTAGTGAAGAAATAAAAAAAAGAGTTACATTTGCTAGTGAAGAATTAGGGATCCAACATCTGTTGAAAAAAGAAGTGCTTCACTTATCAAGCGGTGAAAAACAAAAAGTTGCAGTGGCGTCGATTCGTGTTGCGAATCAAAAAATTTATGTTTTAGATGAACCTTCTGCAAATTTAGATAGTCAGGCGACGCTAGAACTTCAATCCATTTTAATGGATTGGAAAAAAGCGGGACATACAATTATCATTGCGGAACATCGGTTGTACTATTTATCGAATTTGATTGACCGTGCTTTTTATTTAAGAAACGGTTTATTGGAGCATATCTTTACAAAGGACGAATGGCAAAATTTAACACAAGCGCAATTGAAAAAGTATGGATTGAGAAGTCCTGTTTTACATTGGGATGACAGTGGTTGTTCGCCGGTTAGGCTTCAATCGTCTGCTAGTGTGAACCAGATTGAGGTTGAACAGTTAAGTATTGGATTTCCAAAAAGTAAAAAAAACATTGGTACAAAACTTGATTTTCAATTAAAATCAGGAGAAGTAGTGGCGTTAATTGGCGGAAATGGTGTTGGAAAAACAACATTAGCAAAAACGTTAAGTGGATTAATGAAAGAAAAAGCGGGTACGATTAGGTTAAATCAACAAAAAATAGCAACGAAGAAACGCAGTCAGTTAGCTTGGTATGTGATGCAAGAAGCCGACTATCAATTGTTTTCTGCGAGTGTTTTAGAAGAATTGATGATTGGCAAGAAGCGAACACCAGAATTAAAGAATAAAGCAGAAGAGGTTTTAAAAGCGTTAGATTTATGGAGTGTGCACACACGGCATCCAGCGTCGCTTTCCGGGGGGCAAAAGCAACGTTTGACAATAGGTGTGGCATTGATGCAAGAAGTACCTTTAGTGATTTTAGATGAGCCAACAGCTGGTTTAGATGGTGGAAATTTACACCGTATTGTCAAAGTTATTGAAAAACAAGCTGCACTTGGGACTATTTTTTTAATGATTAGTCATGATTTTGAATTAATCAATCAAGTGGCTCAACGCGTGTTGGTTTTAAAAGATGGACATATGGAAAAAGATTACATTTTAACAAGCGAGCGTAGCCAATGGGTTTTACAAGATATGCTAGGCTAA
- a CDS encoding YueI family protein, giving the protein MSEKDVQDYLTSGLYGAPQTKPEERNKFLGNLRERVYVSMTPEELVSKNYLTALRTEMEQHPDAQLLLNGSIDSSEFSPYIKLCNQHTTQFTIVTNQFASKSPFALLLVAKEAVDSAVIDIAEKYPVTETPVEEPEKKSLLKRLFS; this is encoded by the coding sequence ATGAGCGAAAAAGATGTACAAGACTATTTAACAAGTGGCTTGTACGGAGCACCTCAAACCAAGCCTGAAGAACGGAATAAGTTTTTAGGTAATTTAAGAGAGCGGGTTTATGTATCAATGACGCCAGAAGAACTTGTGTCTAAAAATTATTTAACAGCTCTTCGAACAGAAATGGAACAACACCCAGATGCCCAACTCCTCTTAAATGGATCCATTGATTCAAGCGAGTTTAGTCCTTATATAAAACTGTGTAATCAACACACTACCCAGTTCACTATTGTAACCAATCAGTTTGCAAGTAAAAGCCCTTTCGCTTTATTGTTAGTGGCAAAAGAAGCTGTCGATAGTGCCGTGATTGATATTGCCGAAAAGTATCCGGTCACTGAAACTCCTGTTGAAGAACCAGAAAAAAAATCGCTATTAAAACGACTTTTTTCTTAA